The following coding sequences lie in one Saccopteryx bilineata isolate mSacBil1 chromosome 5, mSacBil1_pri_phased_curated, whole genome shotgun sequence genomic window:
- the DAPL1 gene encoding death-associated protein-like 1 isoform X1, which produces MANEVQVLPFPLKGGHPPAVKAGGMRISKKQEISILERHTKKTGLEKTSAIVNAAKIQDALNDTLEKILRSQLPKMKLSHKFPAIVHMAHQKPRPALEKVTPMKRSYIIQQPRKC; this is translated from the exons ATGGCAAATGAAGTGCAAGTCCTGCCCTTCCCGCTGAAAGGGGGGCACCCTCCCGCAG TAAAAGCTGGAGGAATGCGAATTTCCAAAAAACAAGAAATTAGCATCTTGGAGAGACACACCAAAAAAACAGGATTAGAGAAAACAAG TGCCATTGTAAACGCTGCCAAGATTCAGGACGCCCTGAACGACACGCTGGAGAAG ATTCTGAGGTCACAGCTACCCAAGATGAAG CTCAGCCATAAATTTCCAGCAATAGTGCACATGGCACATCAGAAACCCAGACCTGCCCTGGAGAAGGTCACTCCAATGAAAAGGAGCTACATTATTCAACAGCCTCGAAAATGTTAA
- the DAPL1 gene encoding death-associated protein-like 1 isoform X3, giving the protein MANEVQVLPFPLKGGHPPAVKAGGMRISKKQEISILERHTKKTGLEKTSAIVNAAKIQDALNDTLEKILRSQLPKMKFLLEGVDI; this is encoded by the exons ATGGCAAATGAAGTGCAAGTCCTGCCCTTCCCGCTGAAAGGGGGGCACCCTCCCGCAG TAAAAGCTGGAGGAATGCGAATTTCCAAAAAACAAGAAATTAGCATCTTGGAGAGACACACCAAAAAAACAGGATTAGAGAAAACAAG TGCCATTGTAAACGCTGCCAAGATTCAGGACGCCCTGAACGACACGCTGGAGAAG ATTCTGAGGTCACAGCTACCCAAGATGAAG TTCCTGCTTGAGGGGGTGGATATCTGA
- the DAPL1 gene encoding death-associated protein-like 1 isoform X2 — protein sequence MANEVQVLPFPLKGGHPPAVKAGGMRISKKQEISILERHTKKTGLEKTSAIVNAAKIQDALNDTLEKLSHKFPAIVHMAHQKPRPALEKVTPMKRSYIIQQPRKC from the exons ATGGCAAATGAAGTGCAAGTCCTGCCCTTCCCGCTGAAAGGGGGGCACCCTCCCGCAG TAAAAGCTGGAGGAATGCGAATTTCCAAAAAACAAGAAATTAGCATCTTGGAGAGACACACCAAAAAAACAGGATTAGAGAAAACAAG TGCCATTGTAAACGCTGCCAAGATTCAGGACGCCCTGAACGACACGCTGGAGAAG CTCAGCCATAAATTTCCAGCAATAGTGCACATGGCACATCAGAAACCCAGACCTGCCCTGGAGAAGGTCACTCCAATGAAAAGGAGCTACATTATTCAACAGCCTCGAAAATGTTAA